In Lineus longissimus chromosome 13, tnLinLong1.2, whole genome shotgun sequence, one genomic interval encodes:
- the LOC135498042 gene encoding eIF5-mimic protein 2-like, whose amino-acid sequence MSKKEPKPTLTGQRIKTRKRDEKQKLDPYEFRQKIIETLNAAGNNLDEVSAQLDQKGSQEYRTYADSLIHILLTGGLLAPGGSIIEGPDTSGVYRSDVCVFLAPGDDETLLAYRQVFHKLIRRYRYLERVFQDEMTNRIIPCMKGYKEQERSNLAKITAMFMAVNQLDAGCLKHLFTDPLVKDDLALNFATEMFRTWFKYSNVREIKKTLTAAGMEGKLMLLFPLNKRSMDNFEKHFSEAGLEQIIEYQKNYHLFVSKMKLQEFVAESIADEKSIKEIVLTCEEMMKADKLGEHEVVIHIWNAIMSNVEWNKKEDLRSDRALRHLKAYTKLIAAFTKSAKCEIALLLRIQEYCYDNMNFQNLFCKIIQMLYDNDVVSEDAIKLWYKKKHSSKGISIFLEQAKKFVEWLDTAETESESEEDSDEENKQPKQAAENGDNVEAENGEKTAAAAKEASDEEDAKKGAENEN is encoded by the exons ATGTCAAAGAAGGAGCCAAAGCCAACGCTGACCGGTCAACGCATAAAGACCAGAAAAAGGG ATGAAAAACAGAAACTTGATCCTTATGAATTCCGTCAGAAAATCATTGAGACTCTCAACGCAGCTGGCAACAATCTAGATGAAGTATCTGCTCAGCTTGACCAGAAAGGGTCACAGGAATACAGGACTTATGCTGACTCCCTGATTCATATTCTCTTGACTGGTGGTCTCTTAG CTCCGGGTGGGAGTATCATTGAGGGGCCTGACACGTCCGGGGTATATCGCTCCGATGTCTGTGTGTTCCTGGCACCCGGCGATGATGAGACACTCCTCGCCTATCGGCAGGTATTCCATAAGCTCATCCGGCGTTACCGCTACCTGGAGAGGGTCTTCCAAGATGAGATGACAAACAGG ATCATACCCTGTATGAAAGGGTATAAGGAGCAAGAACGCTCCAATCTGGCCAAGATAACCGCCATGTTTATGGCAGTGAACCAACTGGACGCCGGCTGCCTCAAACACCTCTTTACTGATCCTCTTGTAAAGGATG ATTTGGCACTGAATTTTGCAACAGAGATGTTCCGCACCTGGTTCAAGTACAGCAATGTCCGGGAAATCAAGAAGACTCTGACTGCTGCTGGCATGGAAGGCAAACTCATG CTTCTGTTCCCATTGAACAAGCGTAGCATGGATAACTTCGAGAAGCATTTCTCGGAGGCGGGTCTGGAGCAGATCATTGAATACCAGAAGAACTATCATCTCTTCGTGAGCAAGATGAAACTGCAGGAGTTCGTTGCCGAGAGCATTGCTGATGAGAAGAGCATCAAGGAG atCGTTTTGACTTGTGAAGAAATGATGAAGGCTGACAAACTTGGGGAGCACGAGGTTGTCATTCAT ATTTGGAATGCAATAATGAGCAACGTCGAATGGAACAAAAAAGAAGACCTGAGGTCTGATCGAGCGCTGCGCCATCTGAAGGCGTACACGAAACTCATCGCTGCATTTACGAAGAGTGCAAAATGTGAGATCGCCCTCTTGCTGAGGATTCAAGAGTACTGTTATGACAACATGAACTTTCAGAACCTCTTCTGCAAGATCATTCAGATGCTTTATGACA ATGATGTGGTGAGTGAAGATGCCATCAAGCTATGGTACAAGAAGAAACATTCCTCTAAGGGCATCAGCATCTTCCTGGAGCAAGCCAAGAAGTTTGTGGAATGGCTCGACACTGCAGAAACTG AATCGGAATCGGAAGAGGACTCCGATGAGGAGAACAAGCAGCCGAAACAAGCCGCAGAGAACGGAGACAATGTTGAGGCTGAAAACGGAGAGAAAACCGCAGCCGCTGCAAAGGAAGCTTCGGATGAGGAGGATGCAAAGAAGGGTGCAGAGAATGAAAACTAA
- the LOC135498226 gene encoding large ribosomal subunit protein mL45-like isoform X2, with amino-acid sequence MKLPDYDRVKKSQTWDPEQRRSEMKKEGRLPPRQFQERPLNISSTGGVFEQYVPPEGDGRVSTLSKEGAKQRLTGIEKKGKSYLQLRKIRQFEEDFDTKEFAQTALELYTEAHQLLQDVKKNEMRLHDLVTEKAYPDMTHTLTKRTFRWRFIESIEPPHVVHIRCTEMLAKTNLYAQVTVRMHTKQALAIYDQFGRLMYGDENIAKDILEYVVFEKHLANEYGTWRIHGKVVPDWMPPRQPIIRTYIKQEPEPIPDIPDEPDASKKEEKPAQPEQLEQGSLATA; translated from the exons ATGAAACTTCCGGActatgacagagttaagaagTCCCAGACTTGGGATCCTGAACAAAGAAGGTCTGAGATGAAGAAGGAAGGACGGTTGCCCCCAAGGCAGTTCCAGGAGCGCCCTCTGAATATAAGCTCCACAGGTGGTGTGTTTGAACAATATGTACCACCAGAGGGAGATGGAAGAGTGTCAACCCTTTCTAAAGAG GGTGCCAAGCAGAGATTAACGGGCATAGAAAAAAAGGGAAAGTCTTATCTACAACTGCGCAAGATCAGGCAGTTTGAGGAAGACTTTGACACAAAGGAATTCGCTCAGACCGCCCTTGAGTTGTATACAGAGGCTCATCAACTACTACAAGA tgtAAAAAAGAATGAGATGAGACTCCATGATCTAGTCACAGAAAAAGCTTATCCG GATATGACACATACGCTAACGAAGAGGACGTTCCGTTGGAGATTCATAGAAAGTATCGAGCCACCCCATGTCGTCCATATTCGCTGCACGGAGATGCTGGCAAAGACAAACCTTTACGCTCAAGTCACTGTGAGGATGCACACAAAACAG GCTCTTGCCATTTACGATCAATTTGGCAGACTGATGTACGGTGATGAAAATATAGCCAAGGATATCTTGGAATACGTCGTGTTTGAGAAGCATCTTGCTAATGAATATGGTACCTGGCGGATTCATGGGAAGGTGGTTCCCGATTGGATGCCGCCAAGACAGCCAATAATTAGGACATATATCAAACAAGAACCAGAGCCGATCCCTGATATACCGGATGAACCAGATGCAAGCAAAAAGGAGGAGAAGCCAGCACAACCTGAACAGTTAGAACAGGGCAGTTTAGCAACAGCGTAG
- the LOC135498226 gene encoding large ribosomal subunit protein mL45-like isoform X1, which translates to MAGSVRVVGTFNFLTSKCSPLIRLNAVREQFCFLSPVYYQQVQEKHYDIKWQKLRAAKVLKMKLPDYDRVKKSQTWDPEQRRSEMKKEGRLPPRQFQERPLNISSTGGVFEQYVPPEGDGRVSTLSKEGAKQRLTGIEKKGKSYLQLRKIRQFEEDFDTKEFAQTALELYTEAHQLLQDVKKNEMRLHDLVTEKAYPDMTHTLTKRTFRWRFIESIEPPHVVHIRCTEMLAKTNLYAQVTVRMHTKQALAIYDQFGRLMYGDENIAKDILEYVVFEKHLANEYGTWRIHGKVVPDWMPPRQPIIRTYIKQEPEPIPDIPDEPDASKKEEKPAQPEQLEQGSLATA; encoded by the exons atggctggaAGCGTGCGGGTCGTGGGCACATTTAACTTTCTAACTTCCAAATGTTCGCCACTTATTCGATTAAAT GCTGTTCGAGAACAATTTTGTTTTCTGTCGCCAGTTTATTATCAACAAGTACAGGAAAAACATTATGATATTAAATGGCAAAAGCTGAGGGCTGCTAAAGTCTTGAAG ATGAAACTTCCGGActatgacagagttaagaagTCCCAGACTTGGGATCCTGAACAAAGAAGGTCTGAGATGAAGAAGGAAGGACGGTTGCCCCCAAGGCAGTTCCAGGAGCGCCCTCTGAATATAAGCTCCACAGGTGGTGTGTTTGAACAATATGTACCACCAGAGGGAGATGGAAGAGTGTCAACCCTTTCTAAAGAG GGTGCCAAGCAGAGATTAACGGGCATAGAAAAAAAGGGAAAGTCTTATCTACAACTGCGCAAGATCAGGCAGTTTGAGGAAGACTTTGACACAAAGGAATTCGCTCAGACCGCCCTTGAGTTGTATACAGAGGCTCATCAACTACTACAAGA tgtAAAAAAGAATGAGATGAGACTCCATGATCTAGTCACAGAAAAAGCTTATCCG GATATGACACATACGCTAACGAAGAGGACGTTCCGTTGGAGATTCATAGAAAGTATCGAGCCACCCCATGTCGTCCATATTCGCTGCACGGAGATGCTGGCAAAGACAAACCTTTACGCTCAAGTCACTGTGAGGATGCACACAAAACAG GCTCTTGCCATTTACGATCAATTTGGCAGACTGATGTACGGTGATGAAAATATAGCCAAGGATATCTTGGAATACGTCGTGTTTGAGAAGCATCTTGCTAATGAATATGGTACCTGGCGGATTCATGGGAAGGTGGTTCCCGATTGGATGCCGCCAAGACAGCCAATAATTAGGACATATATCAAACAAGAACCAGAGCCGATCCCTGATATACCGGATGAACCAGATGCAAGCAAAAAGGAGGAGAAGCCAGCACAACCTGAACAGTTAGAACAGGGCAGTTTAGCAACAGCGTAG
- the LOC135498222 gene encoding dual 3',5'-cyclic-AMP and -GMP phosphodiesterase 11A-like: MNNHQPVTITISNMGSLDQNKLEEYFDQNPELVQEYFLKRADIGLVNKWLVGHGFHTIHDYVSGHRGSLSQESSGPASPNVTMTDSGFFSDKDVKHIRTNSKKHLRHDFARSKMRSMFRTCEPSVTQSHTLEARRSSLKGMRQFKSLPATNINMLSMLIESKVRLPRYASKDEDYKRELRHINEREFFLEIVKDISNDLDLDGLAVKIRTNIQILCDCDHSTLYLIEGPKGHETLVSKSCDSSEDYRGSDLFLRGNHGNYINKVPLGKGIVGYVGETGRTVNLEHAQEDPRYNEMVDLIGGSQSSSLLCMPIRNADDEVIGVAEVMHKIRNGSVFTKDDEKLFETYLTFCGIAIQNALVFDAYSKEYERNKELLEVVHDLFEEQTSVDAVVSKIMQRAQSLLKCERVSMLLKDMNDKDNIVFTKAFDLCQANNGDVTQSCNKRPNTRIYDRIAEIVASTGETVNMAETASDSRFDLSSEKANGVQAKSLLCKPIRNPDFQIIGVAKVINRQDGKPFDEMDDQLFEAFTIFCGLGINNCLLYDEVSRAAARQAVALEVLSYHAAISTEEVQKFKRAKVPEVSSWHLTELTFNDFSLDSDEMLIASIRIFMDAGLIHAYKIEYETLIRWLLTVRKNYRQVAYHNWRHAFNVCQVMFTILKSTQTERNGFLSCITNAEALALIVGCLCHDLDHRGTNNAFQQKSSSALAQLYGTKATLEHHHFNHAIMILNSEGHNIFGNIPADEYKEVMRLLKHSILATDLSLHFPVREKFMKLVENGPSANRWKTREEKDIVRSVLMTACDIACITKPWEVQRKAADLVMTEFFDQGDKEKRELKIQPTPLMDRERQDDLPQLQLGWIDGICLPLYKALGKMDGFFKQPLDGVLENRRQWDALERRRKIPKVVRETGV; the protein is encoded by the exons ATGAATAACCATCAGCCTGTGACCATCACAATTTCCAATATGGGGTCATTGGATCAAAACAAACTCGAGGAATACTTCGACCAAAATCCAGAGCTGGTACAGGAATATTTCCTGAAGAGGGCCGACATCGGTCTTGTGAACAAATGGTTAGTTGGCCATGGGTTCCATACCATACATGACTACGTCTCGGGACATCGGGGATCTCTCTCTCAGGAGAGCAGCGGTCCTGCATCACCTAATGTCACAATGACGGATAGTGGCTTCTTCTCGGACAAAGACGTCAAACACATTCGCACAAATTCAAAGAAACATCTCCGTCATGACTTTGCTAGATCTAAAATGCGAAGTATGTTTCGCACGTGCGAGCCCTCGGTCACACAATCACATACTCTCGAAGCCAGGCGCAGTAGCTTAAAGGGCATGCGCCAATTTAAGTCACTTCCGGCGACAAATATCAACATGCTGAGCATGCTCATTGAGTCAAAAGTCAGACTTCCGCGCTATGCGAGTAAGGACGAGGATTATAAACGCGAATTACGTCACATTAACGAACGGGAGTTCTTTCTTGAGATCGTCAAGGATATctcaaatgaccttgaccttgacggATTAGCGGTGAAGATACGGACAAACATTCAGATATTATGCGATTGTGATCATAGTACTTTATACCTCATCGAGGGGCCCAAAGGGCACGAAACGCTTGTGTCAAAATCATGTGATTCGTCTGAGGATTATCGCGGAAGTGATCTGTTTCTACGCGGTAACCACGGAAACTATATAAACAAAGTGCCGCTGGGGAAAGGTATCGTGGGATATGTTGGCGAAACCGGAAGAACAGTGAATCTGGAGCATGCGCAAGAG GATCCGCGGTACAATGAGATGGTGGATTTAATCGGCGGCTCCCAGTCGAGCTCGCTACTCTGTATGCCAATCAGAAATGCAGACGACGAGGTGATTGGCGTGGCGGAAGTGATGCATAAGATCAGGAACGGAAGCGTTTTTACGAAAGATGATGAAAAG TTGTTCGAAACGTACCTGACATTCTGTGGTATAGCCATCCAGAATGCCCTGGTTTTCGACGCCTACAGCAAGGAATATGAAAGAAATAAG GAACTCCTCGAAGTGGTTCACGACCTATTCGAAGAACAGACATCAGTCGATGCTGTGGTGTCAAAGATTATGCAGCGAGCTCAGTCCTTGCTCAAATGTGAACGCGTTTCGATGCTGCTCAAAGATATGAACGATAAAGAC aatatAGTATTCACGAAAGCCTTCGACCTGTGCCAGGCAAATAATGGTGACGTCACGCAGAG CTGCAATAAGCGTCCGAACACCCGGATCTATGACCGTATAGCTGAGATCGTAGCCTCAACCGGTGAAACAGTCAACATGGCCGAGACTGCCAGTGATAGTAGATTCGATCTCAGCTCAGAGAAGGCCAATGGCGTCCAGGCGAAAAGTCTTCTGTGTAAGCCAATCAGGAATCCGGATTTTCAAATCATAGGCGTGGCCAAAGTGATAAACCGACAGGATGGGAAGCCGTTTGACGAAATGGACgatcaactgtttgag GCGTTCACGATCTTCTGCGGACTCGGTATCAACAATTGCCTCCTGTACGACGAGGTGTCTCGAGCAGCGGCCAGGCAAGCAGTAGCCCTGGAAGTCTTGTCCTACCATGCCGCGATTAGCACCGAGGAGGTTCAAAAGTTTAAG CGTGCCAAAGTGCCCGAGGTCTCATCATGGCATCTCACGGAGCTGACCTTCAATGATTTCTCACTGGACTCAGATGAGATGCTCATTGCCAGCATCCGGATATTCATGGATGCTGGACTTATCCATGCTTACAAGATTGAATACGAG ACGCTTATTCGATGGCTGTTGACAGTCCGGAAGAATTACCGCCAGGTGGCTTACCACAACTGGAGACATGCGTTCAACGTCTGCCAGGTCATGTTCACGATATTGAAATCAACACAGACAGAG CGAAACGGCTTCCTTTCCTGCATCACGAACGCCGAGGCCCTGGCTCTGATTGTCGGCTGTCTGTGTCATGATCTCGACCACAGGGGAACCAATAACGCATTCCAACAAAA GAGCAGTTCAGCCTTGGCCCAGCTCTACGGCACCAAGGCGACATTGGAGCACCATCACTTCAACCACGCGATTATGATACTCAACAGTGAAGGACacaacatctttggaaatatccCCGCGGATGAATACAAGGAGGTGATGCGTCTCCTCAAACATTCCATCTTGGCGACTGACTTATCCTTACATTTTCC AGTAAGGGAGAAATTCATGAAACTGGTTGAGAATGGCCCTTCAGCCAACCGATGGAAGACGCGGGAAGAGAAAGACATTGTGCGTAGTGTGCTGATGACTGCCTGTGATATTGCCTGCATTACCAAGCCTTGGGAAGTACAGAGAAAGGCTGCTGATCTTGTGATGACCGAGTTCTTTGACCAAGGCGACAAGGAGAAGAGAGAATTGAAGATACAACCTACG CCACTGATGGACCGGGAGCGCCAAGACGACCTTCCCCAGTTACAGCTTGGTTGGATCGACGGGATCTGTCTCCCACTTTATAAG GCTCTCGGTAAAATGGACGGTTTCTTCAAGCAACCGTTGGATGGCGTATTGGAAAACCGTCGCCAATGGGACGCGCTCGAGAGACGGCGGAAAATTCCGAAAGTTGTCCGCGAAACTGGGGTGTGA